One Vitis riparia cultivar Riparia Gloire de Montpellier isolate 1030 chromosome 4, EGFV_Vit.rip_1.0, whole genome shotgun sequence genomic window carries:
- the LOC117912877 gene encoding putative uncharacterized protein DDB_G0285119 isoform X2, with amino-acid sequence MEKEGVKNNNNNSSSTNNNNNNHRERSGGADDGSLLRASSEPRSTASDFVLQWGNRKRLRCMKIQVKDDSAPVHKTTVRVDRRVVRADKDSLNQPTTTAAATSNGYFNLRHRPSSPQPPPPPPPQRVLRNSENSSAMKGQSNGVRGFSSPARDQDKRGNHHNANNHHHNNDNKSASSETAHDSKKGGGGSSSAGSEAVPPVWPPKFVIALTNKEKEEDFMAIKGSKLPQRPKKRAKFIQRTLNLVSPGAWLCDLTLERYEVREKKISKKKPRGLKAMGNMESDSE; translated from the exons ATGGAAAAGGAGGGAgtgaaaaataacaataataatagcaGCAGcaccaacaacaacaataacaaccaTAGAGAAAGAAGCGGAGGTGCAGATGATGGGTCGTTGTTGAGAGCGAGCTCTGAGCCTAGATCAACCGCTTCAGACTTTGTGTTGCAGTGGGGGAACCGCAAGCGACTCCGTTGTATGAAGATCCAAGTCAAGGACGACTCGGCCCCGGTCCACAAGACCACGGTCCGAGTCGACCGCCGAGTGGTTAGAGCTGATAAGGACTCTCTGAATCAACCCACCACCACCGCTGCAGCCACCAGTAACGGGTATTTTAATCTCCGCCACCGCCCATCTTCGCCTCAGCCACCTCCGCCTCCGCCTCCACAACGCGTTCTCAg GAACTCAGAAAATTCAAGTGCCATGAAAGGGCAAAGCAACGGCGTACGTGGGTTCTCTTCTCCGGCAAGAGACCAGGACAAGAGAGGTAATCATCACAACGCTAACAACCACCAccataacaatgataataagtCGGCATCGTCGGAGACGGCCCACGACAGCAAGAAGGGAGGAGGAGGGTCTTCGTCGGCTGGCAGCGAGGCTGTGCCGCCCGTCTGGCCTCCTAAGTTTGTTATTGCCCTCACCAacaaagagaaggaagaagatttCATGGCCATTAAGGGCTCCAAACTCCCCCAGAGACCCAAGAAACGGGCCAAGTTTATTCAACGCACTCTCAAT CTAGTAAGCCCCGGTGCGTGGCTATGCGATCTGACTCTAGAGCGATATGAGGTCAGGGAGAAGAAGATTTCCAAGAAG AAACCGAGGGGCTTGAAGGCAATGGGTAACATGGAATCCGACTCGGAATAG
- the LOC117912877 gene encoding putative uncharacterized protein DDB_G0285119 isoform X1: MKASTRVNHECVLEWDRCTKRVKDMEKEGVKNNNNNSSSTNNNNNNHRERSGGADDGSLLRASSEPRSTASDFVLQWGNRKRLRCMKIQVKDDSAPVHKTTVRVDRRVVRADKDSLNQPTTTAAATSNGYFNLRHRPSSPQPPPPPPPQRVLRNSENSSAMKGQSNGVRGFSSPARDQDKRGNHHNANNHHHNNDNKSASSETAHDSKKGGGGSSSAGSEAVPPVWPPKFVIALTNKEKEEDFMAIKGSKLPQRPKKRAKFIQRTLNLVSPGAWLCDLTLERYEVREKKISKKKPRGLKAMGNMESDSE, translated from the exons ATGAAGGCCTCAACTAGAGTTAATCATGAATGTGTTTTGGAATGGGACAGGTGTACAAAAAGGGTGAAGGATATGGAAAAGGAGGGAgtgaaaaataacaataataatagcaGCAGcaccaacaacaacaataacaaccaTAGAGAAAGAAGCGGAGGTGCAGATGATGGGTCGTTGTTGAGAGCGAGCTCTGAGCCTAGATCAACCGCTTCAGACTTTGTGTTGCAGTGGGGGAACCGCAAGCGACTCCGTTGTATGAAGATCCAAGTCAAGGACGACTCGGCCCCGGTCCACAAGACCACGGTCCGAGTCGACCGCCGAGTGGTTAGAGCTGATAAGGACTCTCTGAATCAACCCACCACCACCGCTGCAGCCACCAGTAACGGGTATTTTAATCTCCGCCACCGCCCATCTTCGCCTCAGCCACCTCCGCCTCCGCCTCCACAACGCGTTCTCAg GAACTCAGAAAATTCAAGTGCCATGAAAGGGCAAAGCAACGGCGTACGTGGGTTCTCTTCTCCGGCAAGAGACCAGGACAAGAGAGGTAATCATCACAACGCTAACAACCACCAccataacaatgataataagtCGGCATCGTCGGAGACGGCCCACGACAGCAAGAAGGGAGGAGGAGGGTCTTCGTCGGCTGGCAGCGAGGCTGTGCCGCCCGTCTGGCCTCCTAAGTTTGTTATTGCCCTCACCAacaaagagaaggaagaagatttCATGGCCATTAAGGGCTCCAAACTCCCCCAGAGACCCAAGAAACGGGCCAAGTTTATTCAACGCACTCTCAAT CTAGTAAGCCCCGGTGCGTGGCTATGCGATCTGACTCTAGAGCGATATGAGGTCAGGGAGAAGAAGATTTCCAAGAAG AAACCGAGGGGCTTGAAGGCAATGGGTAACATGGAATCCGACTCGGAATAG
- the LOC117912824 gene encoding vacuolar-processing enzyme-like: protein MTVFPAVVAALLALSTLVAGGRHFAGDNGLLLPSEASRFFRPGGAADDDVGGESAGTRWAVLIAGSNGYWNYRHQADICHAYQLLKKGGLKDENIIVFMYDDISFNEENPRPGIIINSPHGEDVYEGVPKDYTGEDVTVDNFFAVILGNKTALSGGSGKVLDSGPNDHIFIYYSDHGGPGVLGMPTSPYLYANDLIEVLKKKHASGTYNSLVFYLEACESGSIFEGLLPEGLNIYATTASNAEESSWGTYCPGEDPSPPPEYETCLGDLYSVAWMEDSDVHNLRTETLRQQYELVKKRTANDNSVYGSHVMQYGDLSLNKEELVLYMGTNPANDNYTFVDNNSLRLPSKAVNQRDADLVHFWDKFRKAPEGSPRKAEAQKQFLEAMSHRTHVDHAIKLVGRLLFGMKKGSEVLKTVRPAGQPLVDDWHCLKTLVRTFEAHCGSLSQYGMKHMRSIANICNAGIEKEQMAEASAQACVTIPPGPWSSLDKGFSA, encoded by the exons ATGACTGTCTTTCCGGCCGTCGTCGCCGCACTTCTAGCGCTTTCCACCTTGGTCGCTGGAGGCCGTCACTTCGCCGGAGATAATGGCCTCCTTCTACCCTCCGAAGCTTCTAGGTTCTTCCGCCCGGGTGGTGCTGCCGACGATGATGTCGGCGGCGAATCTGCCGGGACCAGATGGGCGGTTCTGATAGCTGGATCTAACGGTTACTGGAATTACAGGCACCAG GCTGATATTTGCCATGCCTATCAACTCTTGAAGAAAGGTGGATTGAAAGATGAAAACATCATTGTTTTCATGTATGATGACATCTCTTTCAATGAAGAGAACCCTAGGCCTGGAATCATCATAAACAGCCCACATGGTGAAGATGTTTATGAAGGTGTACCAAAg GACTATACTGGAGAAGATGTTACTGTTGATAACTTTTTTGCTGTTATCCTTGGCAACAAAACAGCTCTTTCAGGGGGTAGTGGGAAGGTTCTGGACAGTGGTCCGAATGATCATATTTTCATATACTATTCTGATCATGGAGGTCCTGGGGTGCTCG GTATGCCAACTAGTCCTTACCTTTATGCTAATGATCTGATCGAAGTCTTAAAGAAGAAGCATGCTTCTGGTACCTATAATAGCTTG GTATTTTATCTTGAAGCTTGTGAATCTGGAAGTATATTCGAGGGCCTTCTTCCTGAAGGTCTGAATATCTATGCCACCACAGCCTCAAATGCAGAAGAAAGCAGTTGGGGAACCTATTGCCCAGGAGAGGATCCTAGTCCTCCCCCAGAATATGAAACCTGCTTGGGTGACTTGTATAGTGTTGCTTGGATGGAGGACAG TGACGTGCACAACCTGCGGACTGAAACGTTGAGGCAGCAGTATGAACTG GTTAAAAAGAGGACTGCAAATGACAATTCTGTTTATGGCTCCCATGTCATGCAATATGGTGATCTAAGTCTCAACAAGGAAGAGCTTGTTCTGTATATGGGTACAAATCCTGCAAATGATAACTACACTTTTGTGGACAACAACTCCTTGAGGTTACCTTCAAAGGCTGTTAACCAGCGTGATGCCGATCTTGTTCATTTCTGGGACAAG TTCCGCAAGGCTCCCGAAGGCTCTCCAAGGAAAGCTGAAGCTCAGAAGCAGTTTCTTGAAGCAATGTCTCACAGAACACATGTAGACCATGCCATAAAACTCGTTGGGAGGCTTCTGTTTGGAATGAAAAAAGGTTCTGAGGTTCTGAAGACTGTCCGGCCTGCAGGGCAGCCTCTTGTTGACGACTGGCACTGCCTTAAAACACTG GTGAGAACTTTTGAGGCACACTGTGGATCCCTATCCCAGTATGGGATGAAGCACATGCGCTCCATCGCCAACATCTGCAATGCTGGCATCGAAAAGGAGCAGATGGCCGAGGCATCGGCACAAGCCTGTGTCACCATTCCTCCTGGTCCATGGAGCTCTCTTGACAAGGGATTCAGTGCCTGA